The Triticum aestivum cultivar Chinese Spring chromosome 3A, IWGSC CS RefSeq v2.1, whole genome shotgun sequence genome includes a region encoding these proteins:
- the LOC123056888 gene encoding WAS/WASL-interacting protein family member 2, producing the protein MSILASSTLPPWFSRPQSSAAAALIVFRAGPLRRRHLALLPRLHLATATWRHPSGQRHRSSLPRPLPVRHLSSPRLPAARPAQARGEPAKPIGARALRRRLVPSVSRSEAPPPDLTSASAPLPLYLVASPPPASTAPVPSPSRTPQEPPSPEFPRRCPVASCAGSGRNGSGATGSGRPQRPSTFLPLRRPRRRASTPPPLPSSCGHGRRTTPQPATWASWPIPAFGPPPPDPAQHQIWPKASLVSTHMLSCAPYALLVLAPARVVQFRPV; encoded by the exons ATGTCAATTTTGGCCTCCTCCACCCTCCCACCTTGGTTCTCGCGCCCCCAAtcatcagccgccgccgccctcatcgTTTTCCGCGccggcccgctccgccgccgccacttggcgctcctcccgcgcctccaccTCGCCACCGCCACGTGGCGCCACCCTAGTGGGCAGCGCCACCGCAGTAGCCTCCCTCGCCCACTCCCCGTTCGCCACctgtcctccccgcgcctcccagcCGCGCGCCCCGCCCAGGCCCGGGGCGAGCCCgcgaagcccatcggggcccgagcGCTCCGCCGCCGCCTGGTCCCGAGCGTCTCCCGCTCCGAAGCCCCGCCGCCCGACCTCACCAGCGCCTCCGCCCCGCTGCCCCTCTACCTCGtcgcctcgcctccgccggcgaGCACCGCGCCGGTGCCGTCGCCGTCCCG aaCCCCGCaggagccgccgtcgccggagtttcCTCGCCGCTGCCCCGTTGCGAGttgcgccggatccggccggaacgGGTCCGGAGCGACCGGATCTGGTCGTCCCCAACGCCCCTCGACCTTCCTGCCGTTGCGGCGCCCTCGCCGGCGTGCGTCAACGCCGCCGCCTCTGCCTTCTTCGTGCGGGCACGGGAGGAGGACGACTCCCCAGCCGGCCACGTGGGCCTCGTGGCCCATCCCTGCATTCGGCCCACCTCCTCCAGATCCAGCCCAGCACCAGATCTGGCCCAAGGCCTCTTTGGTGAGCACCCACATGCTATCCTGCGCCCCCTACGCACTATTGGTTCTCGCGCCGGCCCGTGTGGTTCAGTTTCGGCCTGTTTAG